A part of Candidatus Aquicultor sp. genomic DNA contains:
- a CDS encoding MFS transporter: protein MNLPRRNSITDSNYHWFVLATVFIGTFMAPLDSSIVNIAMPTLSKFFSVDITTIGWVATAYLLATSSLLLTAGRLGDMIGHKRIYIAGFVTFTTASALCGLAGDIQQLIAFRVIQALGATCLMSTAPAILTDAFPPKDRGKALGMIGVAVSIGLTVGPFLGGIILSNFGWRWIFYVNVPIGIVAVTVASLILRESKPSTSKRFDYMGAGTAFAALLSLLLALSMGDRWGWSSTTTIALYVTAILFSVLFIMVEKREEDPMLDLSLFKLRLFSAANVSAFINYAAMFVVTFLIPFYLIYVLKETPQKAGTIMTAIPLTIAIVAPISGALSDRIGSRLLSSLGLGVTMLALIGLSQTSVAMGVMPIAVLLGVLGFGSGLFQTPNSSAIMGSVPKNRLGIASGMQGTMRNVGMVLGIALAGAIVDTIAPNGPADIHLTSAIHTSFIVGAAIAGLGVVTSLVRGSQTNELHQYEQRAGAEID from the coding sequence ATGAATTTGCCTAGAAGAAACTCTATTACAGACAGCAATTATCATTGGTTCGTTTTAGCAACGGTGTTTATTGGCACGTTCATGGCGCCGCTCGATTCAAGCATCGTTAATATCGCGATGCCGACGCTCTCGAAATTCTTCTCGGTCGATATCACGACCATCGGCTGGGTCGCCACCGCGTATCTGCTGGCGACGTCGTCGCTGCTTCTTACGGCAGGCAGGCTCGGCGATATGATCGGGCACAAGCGTATTTATATTGCCGGATTCGTAACATTCACGACGGCTTCTGCGTTGTGCGGGCTTGCAGGCGACATTCAGCAGCTTATCGCCTTCCGGGTGATCCAAGCGCTCGGAGCCACATGCTTGATGTCTACCGCGCCGGCAATACTAACCGACGCGTTTCCACCCAAAGATCGGGGAAAGGCGCTCGGTATGATCGGGGTAGCCGTATCGATAGGCTTAACCGTGGGCCCTTTTCTGGGCGGCATTATCCTGTCGAATTTCGGATGGCGATGGATATTCTACGTAAATGTGCCTATCGGCATTGTCGCAGTTACGGTGGCCTCGTTGATTCTGCGAGAAAGTAAGCCCAGCACGAGCAAACGGTTCGATTACATGGGCGCCGGTACGGCATTTGCGGCGCTGCTTTCGCTGCTTCTAGCTTTAAGTATGGGGGATAGATGGGGCTGGTCGTCAACAACTACGATCGCGCTATATGTTACCGCCATACTCTTTAGTGTGCTGTTCATCATGGTCGAGAAAAGGGAAGAAGATCCGATGCTCGATCTATCACTCTTTAAATTGAGATTATTTAGCGCGGCAAACGTGAGTGCGTTTATCAACTATGCGGCGATGTTCGTAGTAACATTTCTTATACCGTTCTATCTGATATATGTGCTAAAAGAGACACCTCAAAAAGCCGGTACGATCATGACGGCAATTCCGTTGACAATCGCGATTGTGGCGCCGATTTCGGGTGCGCTATCGGACCGGATCGGCTCGAGGTTGCTGTCATCGCTCGGGCTCGGCGTTACGATGCTGGCATTGATCGGTTTGTCACAGACTAGTGTTGCCATGGGTGTTATGCCTATCGCCGTGTTACTGGGGGTTCTAGGTTTCGGGTCGGGTTTATTCCAAACGCCGAACTCGAGCGCGATTATGGGTTCCGTCCCAAAAAACCGCCTCGGCATAGCGTCGGGCATGCAGGGCACTATGCGTAATGTGGGCATGGTGCTGGGTATAGCGCTGGCAGGTGCAATAGTGGACACGATTGCACCAAACGGCCCGGCGGACATACATCTAACGTCGGCGATTCACACGTCGTTTATCGTTGGAGCCGCAATAGCGGGCCTTGGCGTCGTGACCTCACTCGTGCGGGGGAGTCAAACGAACGAACTGCACCAGTACGAGCAGCGCGCCGGGGCAGAAATCGACTAG
- the cobK gene encoding precorrin-6A reductase, which translates to MILILGGTTEGTQVLAKLIDKGQYVTISTAYAYAGSFIPRHELVNHISGRLTLEELIELINENTIKVVIDATHPHATVISENARTACRMTGARYIAIERETATWNAGETIHAVSSSLDAIRKACEIGKIIFCATGSKDAKVFRSEAQRTGRKLYIRILPQEESIEICKQAGFADDEVVTGTGPYNVEDNYELWKRLGIDVLVTKESGRAGGLNEKLDAASKLGIHVVIVQRPPTAAGSSVNEVVEAVLRENGI; encoded by the coding sequence ATGATCCTCATCCTTGGAGGAACGACCGAAGGCACGCAAGTATTAGCAAAGCTTATAGATAAAGGGCAGTATGTAACTATAAGTACCGCTTATGCATATGCCGGTAGTTTTATCCCCCGGCATGAGCTCGTTAATCACATTTCAGGTAGGCTAACGCTCGAAGAGCTTATCGAGCTGATAAACGAAAATACTATCAAGGTCGTTATCGATGCCACGCACCCGCATGCAACCGTTATCAGTGAAAATGCACGTACGGCGTGCCGGATGACCGGCGCTCGCTACATAGCTATCGAGCGCGAAACCGCAACCTGGAACGCCGGTGAAACAATACATGCCGTTAGCTCTAGCTTAGACGCGATTAGAAAAGCATGCGAGATCGGCAAGATAATATTTTGTGCGACCGGGTCGAAGGACGCGAAAGTATTTAGAAGCGAAGCACAGCGAACCGGAAGGAAGCTCTATATCCGGATCCTGCCGCAAGAAGAGTCAATTGAGATTTGTAAGCAAGCGGGGTTTGCAGATGACGAGGTCGTCACGGGAACAGGGCCGTATAACGTTGAAGATAATTACGAACTCTGGAAGCGGCTTGGCATCGATGTTCTGGTTACCAAGGAGAGCGGACGCGCAGGCGGCCTCAATGAGAAGCTTGATGCAGCGAGCAAACTGGGTATACACGTCGTCATAGTTCAGCGGCCGCCGACGGCCGCCGGCAGTAGTGTCAACGAGGTTGTCGAGGCAGTCCTGAGAGAAAATGGGATTTAA
- the cobJ gene encoding precorrin-3B C(17)-methyltransferase: protein MRTRSDTGLEGWSVDTSENGLWKGNRCDGRGGILVVGLGPGSEGYMTCDAKEALEASDAIVGYKSYIRAVSELVDGKEVYQFGMRKEIERCQKAIELAVGGKLVTLVSSGDPGVYGMAGLVLELVGEHEDIDIEVIPGVSAVNAAASALGAPLMHDFAVISLSDLLTPWEVIEKRLRASASADFVVALYNPKSSKRKWQIKTARDIFIQFRDVRTPVGLYAREGAEQRYIISDLVSFVELPIDMNTTVIIGNSQTYVRNGKMITPRGYKL from the coding sequence ATGCGAACCCGCAGCGATACTGGCCTCGAAGGGTGGAGCGTTGATACTTCCGAAAACGGTCTTTGGAAGGGTAACCGTTGCGATGGCAGAGGCGGAATCTTAGTCGTCGGCCTCGGCCCCGGCAGCGAGGGCTACATGACGTGTGATGCCAAAGAGGCATTAGAAGCAAGCGACGCCATAGTCGGTTATAAAAGCTATATACGAGCCGTTTCAGAATTGGTGGATGGGAAGGAAGTCTATCAATTCGGGATGCGGAAAGAGATAGAGCGCTGCCAAAAAGCGATCGAGCTTGCCGTTGGCGGTAAACTTGTGACCCTGGTAAGCAGCGGCGACCCCGGCGTATACGGAATGGCCGGTCTTGTCCTCGAACTCGTGGGCGAGCACGAAGACATCGACATTGAAGTCATTCCCGGTGTGAGTGCGGTTAACGCAGCGGCATCGGCACTTGGTGCGCCGCTCATGCATGATTTTGCGGTCATAAGCCTGAGCGATTTGCTTACTCCCTGGGAAGTAATCGAGAAGCGTCTTCGCGCTTCGGCATCGGCCGACTTTGTGGTCGCCCTCTACAACCCGAAGAGTTCAAAGAGAAAATGGCAGATAAAGACCGCTCGTGATATCTTTATACAATTTCGAGACGTGAGAACCCCGGTCGGTTTGTATGCTCGCGAGGGCGCGGAGCAGCGTTACATCATCAGCGATCTGGTCAGCTTCGTTGAATTACCCATCGATATGAACACGACGGTTATCATCGGCAACAGTCAAACATATGTTAGGAACGGGAAGATGATAACGCCGCGAGGATATAAATTATGA